In one window of Nicotiana tabacum cultivar K326 chromosome 12, ASM71507v2, whole genome shotgun sequence DNA:
- the LOC107823407 gene encoding uncharacterized protein LOC107823407: MDKQIFLLILLFLGQYYLLSISAASLNETDQDALLTFQNLVTSPSHFLAKNWTKNTSFCSWFGVTCNSKRQRVVSLALPNLQLQGTISPSLANLSFLRELNLVNNNFQGNIPTSLFQHQRIQNISLAFNKLSGEIWQGPWYSPELRVLDLTNNNLTGIIPLSIGNATKLLNLSLRRNRINGNIPNDIGNLSQLAMLSLSHNQLTGPIPAILFNISSLIAIHLRTNSLSGPLLLNVGNIKSNLKILSIPYNQISGDFPSNICQFTELRVFSIAFNNITGEIPRNIGCLAKLKKFFVGNNAINGTLPTSLGNISTLQSLHCPNNRVEGPIPLELGKLSNLRLLDFAENYNLIGEIPKAIFNISSLEFISLSLNNLSGRIPATTGLHLPNLNGLYLAKNQIEGEIPPFIINSTKLTELVLAGNFFTGKIPTNLGNLRELQGLFLVMNQLTNEPSEPELLFLNSLVDCRMLQYLSFGYNPLNGILPNSIGNLSSAIEYFEIANARINGPIPKSIGNMTGLTMLDFQKNNLMGSIPFEVSKLKQLQGLYLHKNKLQGHIPKVVCQLSSLVQLILHSNELSGVIPECIGNLSMLQELWLGSNNFASKLPLSLWQLAGLLHLNISRNSIQGEVPLNIGELKAIVGLDLSGNHFSGMIPSRIGELENMQYLSLSNNSFLGSIPSSFSNLISMEFLDLSLNAISGTIPMSLEKLSRLKSINVSFNDLEGEIPNGGVFANSTPQSFVGNKGLCGMHMLEVPACAITNPRRHSKFKKLVLKIVTPVVTSSFLIFFLVSIWIMIQQRKGKSKDAEKVTELRTYQLISYHEIRRATNNFDVSNLIGVGGSGSVYRGTLSSGTVVAIKVLDLQNEEACKRFDTECEVIRNVRHRNLVPVITTCSSEHIRAFVLQYMPNGSLDNWLYKEESHLNLLQRVTIMLDVAVAIEYLHHDYDTPIIHCDLKPANVLLDKDMVAHVGDFGISKILAGNKSTAHTATLGTLGYIAPEYGSEGIVSTSGDVYSYGIMLMEVLAKRRPVNEDIFNESLGIREWMRRAFSGTMIEIVDANLFFEDKITSKSEICIASMIELALDCTNEKPESRITMKDVVKRLNKIKNTFLESRS, from the exons ATGGATAAGCAAATTTTCTTGTTGATTCTTCTCTTTCTAGGTCAATATTACTTGCTTTCTATATCAGCTGCTTCCTTAAATGAGACAGACCAAGATGCTCTACTGACTTTCCAAAATCTTGTTACAAGTCCAAGTCATTTTCTGGCCAAAAACTGGACTAAGAATACTTCTTTTTGCTCTTGGTTTGGTGTCACTTGCAATTCAAAAAGGCAAAGGGTTGTGTCTTTGGCTCTTCCAAATTTGCAACTTCAAGGCACAATATCTCCATCTTTGGCCAATTTGTCCTTTCTAAGAGAGCTCAATCTTGTGAACAACAACTTCCAAggaaatattccaacaagtctaTTTCAACACCAAAGAATTCAAAATATTTCATTAGCTTTTAACAAACTTAGTGGTGAAATATGGCAAGGGCCATGGTATTCACCTGAACTTAGAGTCTTGGATCTTACCAACAATAACCTCACAGGTATCATCCCTCTTTCAATTGGAAATGCCACAAAATTGCTAAACTTAAGTTTGCGTAGGAATAGAATCAACGGCAATATTCCAAATGATATTGGTAATTTGAGCCAACTTGCAATGTTGTCTTTGTCCCATAATCAATTAACAGGTCCCATTCCTGCAATACTTTTTAATATCTCCTCGCTAATTGCCATACATTTGCGAACCAATAGCCTTTCTGGTCCTTTATTGCTCAATGTAGGGAATATTAAATCCAATCTAAAGATTCTTAGTATACCATACAATCAAATTTCTGGTGACTTTCCTTCCAATATTTGCCAATTCACAGAGCTCAGAGTGTTTTCTATAGCTTTCAACAATATAACTGGAGAAATACCCAGAAATATTGGTTGTTTAGCTAAGTTGAAGAAGTTCTTTGTTGGAAACAACGCTATAAATGGGACTCTTCCTACATCATTGGGCAATATTTCCACTCTACAATCTCTTCATTGTCCAAACAATCGTGTAGAGGGGCCAATTCCTTTAGAATTAGGGAAGCTATCAAATTTAAGGTTGTTAGATTTCGCTGAAAATTATAATCTTATTGGTGAAATTCCAAAGGCTATTTTCAATATATCTTCTTTGGAATTCATTTCTTTAAGTTTAAACAACCTCTCGGGGAGAATTCCAGCCACTACAGGTCTTCATCTTCCGAACCTTAACGGGCTTTACTTGGCGAAAAATCAGATTGAAGGGGAAATTCCGCCGTTCATAATAAATTCTACCAAGCTTACTGAGTTGGTGTTAGCTGGAAACTTTTTCACTGGAAAAATTCCTACTAATTTGGGAAATCTTCGCGAGCTACAAGGATTGTTCTTAGTAATGAATCAACTTACCAATGAACCAAGTGAACCTGAGTTGTTATTCTTGAATTCTTTGGTGGACTGTAGGATGTTGCAATATCTATCATTTGGTTACAATCCATTGAACGGAATTCTTCCCAATTCTATTGGGAATCTTTCATCTGCTATTGAATATTTTGAAATAGCAAATGCACGTATCAATGGCCCCATACCCAAAAGTATAGGCAACATGACCGGTCTAACGATGCTAGACTTTCAGAAAAACAACTTGATGGGGAGTATTCCTTTTGAGGTTAGTAAGCTTAAACAACTCCAAGGGCTATATCTACATAAAAATAAATTACAAGGACATATTCCAAAGGTAGTATGTCAATTATCTAGCTTGGTTCAGTTGATTCTGCATAGTAATGAGCTCTCTGGGGTGATCCCTGAATGTATAGGAAATCTAAGCATGCTACAAGAACTTTGGTTGGGATCTAACAATTTTGCCTCAAAGTTACCTTTGAGCCTTTGGCAGTTGGCAGGTCTTCTCCATCTAAACATTTCAAGGAATTCTATACAGGGAGAAGTTCCACTTAATATTGGAGAACTAAAGGCCATTGTAGGACTTGATCTTTCTGGTAACCACTTTTCAGGCATGATACCAAGCAGAATAGGCGAGCTCGAGAACATGCAATATCTTTCTCTATCAAACAACTCATTTTTGGGTTCAATTCCATCATCCTTTTCCAACTTGATAAGCATGGAGTTCTTGGATCTGTCATTAAATGCTATTTCAGGTACTATTCCTATGTCATTGGAAAAATTGTCGCGCCTTAAAAGTATCAATGTTTCATTTAATGATTTGGAAGGTGAAATACCCAATGGTGGTGTGTTTGCAAATTCCACTCCGCAATCTTTCGTAGGCAACAAAGGTCTATGCGGAATGCACATGTTGGAAGTTCCTGCTTGCGCTATTACTAATCCTAGACGTCATTCAAAGTTTAAGAAGCTTGTGCTAAAAATTGTTACTCCAGTGGTTACTTCATCCTTTCTGATATTCTTCTTGGTCTCAATTTGGATAATGATACAACAAAGGAAGGGAAAGTCAAAAGATGCAGAAAAGGTAACAGAGCTCAGAACTTATCAATTGATTTCTTATCACGAGATTCGACGAGCAACAAATAACTTTGATGTGTCAAATTTAATTGGGGTGGGAGGTTCTGGATCTGTGTATAGAGGCACATTATCTAGTGGAACTGTGGTGGCAATAAAGGTTTTGGACTTGCAAAATGAGGAAGCATGCAAGAGGTTTGATACTGAATGTGAAGTGATCAGAAATGTTAGGCATAGAAATCTTGTACCGGTGATTACTACTTGCTCTAGCGAACACATAAGAGCCTTTGTCCTGCAATATATGCCCAATGGGAGTCTTGATAATTGGTTGTACAAAGAAGAGTCTCACTTGAACCTCCTTCAAAGAGTTACCATAATGCTTGATGTGGCTGTGGCAATTGAATATCTGCATCATGATTATGACACTCCGATAATTCATTGTGACCTAAAGCCAGCCAATGTTCTTTTGGATAAAGATATGGTGGCTCATGTTGGTGATTTTGGCATCTCTAAAATTTTAGCAGGAAACAAGTCCACAGCACATACCGCGACATTGGGCACTCTTGGTTACATTGCACCAG aATATGGCTCGGAGGGAATTGTGTCCACTAGTGGTGATGTTTACAGTTATGGCATCATGTTGATGGAGGTTTTAGCAAAAAGAAGACCAGTCAATGAAGATATATTCAATGAAAGTCTTGGCATAAGGGAGTGGATGAGACGAGCATTTTCAGGGACTATGATAGAAATTGTGGATGCTAATCTTTTTTTTGAGGATAAGATTACTTCCAAAAGTGAAATTTGCATAGCCTCCATGATAGAATTGGCTTTGGACTGCACAAATGAAAAGCCAGAATCAAGGATAACTATGAAAGATGTAGTCAAGAGGCTTAACAAAATCAAGAACACATTTTTGGAAAGTAGAAGTTAG